Proteins found in one Flavobacterium channae genomic segment:
- a CDS encoding ATP-binding protein, which translates to MNSAFLLLILLVYLSLLFYIAHWAEKKENVKWTNNSYIYSLSLAVYCTAWTYYGSIGVAANSGLGYLPIYIGPIIIIPAWIIILKKIIRISRINKISSIADFISLRYGNSRFLGAIVTVVCIVGVLPYIALQLKAISETFLIVTKTQSSSLIFNDTTTYVAITLALFASYYGTRYVDASEKRKGIVTAVALESVLKLVFFLIVGIYVTFFVFDGFQDIYDKASLLENFKEKNTIGGLEQGLNWFFLSMVSLFAIFLLPRQFQMSVVENNRERHIKTAIWLFPLYLLLFNLFVYPIAWGGNVLFEGQNVNADTYSLLIPQFFNNSTLIVLVFLGGFSAAISMIVVSSISLSTMLSNNLLIPYTFLGRLKNEEQMINNKKIVNIRKIGIFSLIIAAYFIYRFFALDYSLVSIGLISFVIIAQLAPAFFGAIFWRRGSRLGAIYGILIGFLICIYTLLLPYAIGLTNKQSSFISEGFMKIELLKPFELFGLDYLQPVPHALFWSMLFNTLAYFAVSVSFKGNYRERNYAEMYVDIEKYSTNHENAFVWKGTAYTSDIEKVLIRFLGEERTKRAMNIFNVKYNVDKNQELADARLIKFAENLLTGHIGTASARILISSVVKEEKITLPEVLKILEESKENIITNKILIETSTELQKITSQLQMANETLVRKDIQKDEFLDTVTHELRTPITAIRAASEILHDDDEIPEELRKQFLQNIISESDRLNRLIDKILDLEKFETGKQTINPTQNNLIATIEHSIDPLKQLINNKKISVYVESKDAVLAFYDEDRIVQVITNLLSNAIKFCPETDGLITIQVKQKDNFIETSVQDNGKGINPNDFDVIFDKFYQASNQNFKKPVGSGLGLAICKQIIEYHKGKIWVEPSLKGACIVFTLPIKNIEN; encoded by the coding sequence ATGAATAGTGCTTTTTTATTACTCATCCTTTTAGTTTATTTAAGTTTACTTTTCTATATCGCTCATTGGGCAGAAAAAAAAGAAAATGTAAAATGGACTAACAATTCATATATTTATTCATTGTCGTTAGCGGTTTATTGTACCGCTTGGACATATTATGGAAGTATTGGAGTTGCGGCAAATTCGGGTTTGGGATATTTGCCTATTTATATTGGTCCGATTATTATCATCCCAGCTTGGATTATTATTCTGAAGAAAATTATCCGAATTTCAAGAATTAATAAAATTTCAAGTATTGCCGATTTTATTTCACTTCGATATGGAAATAGTCGATTCTTAGGAGCTATTGTAACAGTAGTATGTATCGTTGGGGTTTTGCCCTATATTGCTCTTCAATTAAAAGCTATTTCTGAAACCTTTTTAATTGTAACTAAAACACAATCTAGTTCATTAATTTTTAATGACACAACCACTTATGTAGCAATTACATTAGCTTTATTTGCTTCGTATTACGGAACGCGTTATGTTGATGCTTCCGAAAAAAGAAAAGGAATTGTAACTGCAGTAGCTCTTGAAAGCGTACTAAAACTAGTTTTCTTTTTAATAGTTGGAATTTATGTAACCTTTTTTGTTTTTGATGGTTTCCAAGATATTTATGATAAGGCTTCTTTATTAGAAAACTTTAAAGAAAAAAATACAATTGGCGGATTAGAACAAGGTTTAAACTGGTTCTTTTTAAGTATGGTTTCGCTTTTTGCTATTTTCTTATTACCAAGACAATTTCAAATGTCAGTAGTAGAAAATAATAGAGAACGCCATATTAAAACTGCCATTTGGTTATTTCCACTTTATTTATTGTTATTTAACCTTTTTGTTTATCCAATTGCCTGGGGAGGCAATGTTCTGTTTGAAGGACAAAATGTCAATGCCGATACTTATTCGTTGTTAATTCCGCAATTTTTCAATAATTCTACGCTTATAGTTTTAGTTTTTCTTGGCGGATTTTCAGCAGCAATTTCAATGATTGTTGTTTCAAGTATCAGTCTTTCAACTATGTTGAGTAACAACTTGTTAATTCCTTACACTTTCTTAGGAAGATTAAAGAATGAAGAACAAATGATTAACAACAAAAAGATTGTCAACATACGTAAAATAGGAATTTTCTCTTTAATCATTGCGGCTTATTTCATTTACAGATTCTTTGCATTAGACTATAGTTTAGTTTCTATCGGATTAATTTCATTTGTCATTATTGCACAACTAGCTCCAGCCTTTTTTGGTGCTATTTTTTGGAGAAGAGGTTCCCGATTAGGTGCTATTTATGGAATTTTAATTGGGTTTTTAATTTGTATTTACACATTGTTATTACCTTATGCTATCGGATTAACTAACAAACAAAGTTCTTTTATTTCAGAAGGTTTCATGAAAATAGAGTTACTTAAACCATTTGAATTATTTGGATTAGATTATTTACAACCAGTTCCTCACGCTTTATTTTGGAGTATGCTGTTTAATACTTTGGCTTATTTTGCAGTTTCAGTTAGTTTTAAAGGAAATTATCGCGAACGCAATTATGCCGAAATGTACGTGGATATTGAAAAATACAGTACTAATCACGAAAATGCTTTTGTTTGGAAAGGAACAGCTTATACAAGTGATATCGAGAAAGTTTTGATTCGATTTTTGGGTGAAGAACGAACTAAGCGAGCAATGAACATTTTTAATGTAAAATATAACGTTGATAAAAATCAAGAGTTGGCCGATGCGCGTTTGATAAAATTTGCAGAAAATCTTTTAACGGGTCACATCGGAACTGCTTCTGCACGAATATTAATTTCTAGCGTGGTAAAAGAAGAAAAAATCACATTACCTGAAGTACTTAAAATACTAGAAGAATCGAAAGAGAATATTATTACTAATAAAATATTGATTGAAACTTCAACTGAGTTACAAAAAATAACATCGCAATTGCAAATGGCAAACGAAACATTAGTTCGTAAAGACATTCAAAAAGACGAATTTTTAGATACAGTTACTCACGAACTTCGAACACCTATAACAGCTATTAGAGCAGCAAGTGAAATTTTGCATGATGATGATGAAATTCCAGAAGAATTAAGAAAACAATTTTTACAAAACATTATTTCAGAGTCGGATAGATTAAATCGCTTGATTGATAAAATCTTGGATTTGGAAAAATTTGAAACCGGAAAGCAAACAATAAACCCAACACAAAATAACTTAATTGCAACGATAGAACATTCTATTGATCCGTTAAAACAATTAATTAACAATAAAAAAATTAGTGTTTATGTAGAAAGTAAAGACGCTGTTCTAGCGTTTTATGATGAAGATCGTATTGTGCAAGTAATTACAAATTTACTATCAAATGCGATTAAATTTTGTCCAGAAACTGACGGTTTGATTACAATTCAAGTAAAACAAAAAGACAATTTTATAGAAACTTCTGTTCAAGATAACGGAAAAGGTATAAATCCTAACGATTTTGACGTTATATTTGACAAATTTTACCAAGCATCTAATCAAAATTTCAAAAAGCCTGTTGGTAGCGGATTAGGATTAGCCATTTGTAAACAAATTATAGAATATCACAAAGGTAAAATTTGGGTTGAACCAAGTTTAAAAGGAGCTTGTATAGTATTTACATTGCCAATTAAAAATATTGAAAATTAA
- a CDS encoding response regulator transcription factor, producing the protein MKKILIVDDEPNIVMTLEYTFKKSNYEVFIARDGQEALDILKTNFPDIIILDIMMPMVDGFATLEQIRKDANLQHTKVMFLSAKNKESDIEKGLALGADAYMTKPFSIKKVVEKVEELLG; encoded by the coding sequence ATGAAGAAGATATTGATCGTAGATGATGAGCCAAACATTGTAATGACGCTCGAATATACATTCAAGAAAAGTAATTATGAAGTGTTTATTGCTCGCGATGGGCAAGAGGCATTGGATATTTTAAAAACTAATTTCCCTGATATCATTATATTGGATATTATGATGCCAATGGTTGATGGTTTTGCAACTTTAGAACAAATCAGAAAAGACGCTAATTTACAACACACTAAAGTCATGTTCTTATCTGCAAAAAATAAAGAAAGCGATATCGAAAAAGGATTAGCACTTGGTGCTGATGCATATATGACCAAGCCATTTTCAATCAAGAAAGTAGTAGAGAAAGTGGAAGAGTTATTAGGGTAA
- a CDS encoding acetate--CoA ligase, with translation MNYYDIYNKSITSSEQFWKEQAEKLEWYNQPSIILSKDQNDYPLWFADGDLNACYLAVDKHIQDGYGDQVAIIYDSPVTQTVKKYTFNEVKAEVAKLAGGLLSLGLVKGDIAVIYMPMIPQAAFAMLACARIGVTHSVVFGGFAPHELAIRIDDCEPKAIITASSGIEIDRLIAYKPLVDEAIELANHKPEKVVVFNRKLGARVPFKKYDVDYDALVYGSEETPCVPVNATHPLYILYTSGTTGKPKGIVRDTGGYVTSLKFSIQNIYDVKEGDVFWAASDVGWVVGHSYIVYGPLINRNTTIVFEGKPIRTPDASTFWRVIAEHKVNVMFTAPTAIRAIKKEDPNGEFIKQYDLNSLRIQFLAGERCDVATLEWYREHIPIPAIDHWWQTESGWPMIANMMGVEYLPIKPGSAGKAVSGYDIRIFDENGKELGPNEEGYVVIKLPLPPGTLMDLWKDNERFKAGYLNKFPGYYFSGDGGYKDDDDYIYITGRVDDVINVAGHRLSTAEMEEIVASHHSVAECAVIGINDELKGQIPLALVVAKSGENIEHFQLQHEIVHLVRDQIGAVASLRDVVVVQRLPKTRSGKILRKMMRSIADGADFQIPSTIDDEAIIDEIKDVLEYAKIGTFK, from the coding sequence ATGAATTATTACGATATTTATAATAAAAGTATTACTTCTTCTGAACAATTCTGGAAAGAACAAGCAGAAAAGTTAGAATGGTATAATCAACCATCTATCATATTATCAAAAGACCAAAACGATTATCCATTGTGGTTTGCTGATGGAGATTTAAACGCATGTTACTTGGCTGTAGACAAGCATATACAAGACGGATATGGAGATCAAGTGGCTATCATCTACGATTCACCGGTTACACAAACTGTAAAAAAGTATACATTTAACGAAGTCAAAGCTGAAGTTGCTAAATTGGCTGGTGGTTTATTGTCTTTAGGACTTGTAAAAGGCGACATAGCAGTTATTTATATGCCAATGATTCCACAAGCTGCTTTTGCTATGTTAGCTTGTGCTAGAATAGGAGTAACGCATTCCGTTGTTTTTGGAGGTTTTGCTCCTCATGAATTAGCTATTCGTATTGATGATTGCGAACCAAAAGCAATTATTACGGCTTCATCTGGAATTGAAATTGATAGATTAATTGCTTACAAACCTTTAGTAGATGAAGCTATCGAATTAGCCAATCATAAGCCTGAAAAAGTTGTTGTTTTCAATAGAAAATTAGGCGCTAGAGTTCCTTTTAAAAAGTACGATGTTGATTATGATGCTTTAGTTTATGGCTCAGAAGAAACGCCATGTGTTCCTGTAAATGCTACGCATCCTTTATATATTTTATACACTTCTGGAACTACTGGAAAACCAAAAGGAATTGTTAGAGATACAGGTGGTTATGTAACTTCACTTAAATTTTCAATTCAAAATATTTATGATGTAAAAGAAGGAGATGTTTTTTGGGCAGCTTCCGATGTGGGTTGGGTAGTAGGTCATAGTTATATTGTTTATGGACCATTAATCAATCGTAATACAACCATTGTATTTGAAGGAAAACCAATTCGTACACCTGATGCAAGTACTTTTTGGCGTGTTATTGCAGAACACAAAGTAAATGTAATGTTTACCGCACCAACAGCTATTCGTGCTATTAAAAAAGAAGATCCTAATGGCGAATTCATCAAGCAATATGATTTAAATAGTTTAAGAATTCAATTTCTAGCTGGAGAACGTTGTGATGTTGCTACATTAGAATGGTATCGAGAACATATTCCAATTCCAGCTATCGACCATTGGTGGCAAACAGAATCGGGTTGGCCAATGATTGCTAACATGATGGGAGTGGAGTATTTACCTATAAAACCAGGTTCAGCTGGAAAAGCGGTTTCTGGATACGATATCCGCATTTTTGATGAAAATGGAAAAGAATTAGGTCCTAATGAAGAAGGTTATGTTGTAATCAAATTGCCATTGCCTCCTGGGACTTTAATGGATCTTTGGAAAGATAACGAACGTTTTAAGGCTGGTTATTTGAATAAATTTCCTGGTTATTATTTCTCTGGTGATGGTGGTTATAAAGACGATGACGATTATATTTATATTACCGGTAGAGTAGATGATGTTATCAATGTTGCCGGACACAGACTTTCTACTGCTGAAATGGAAGAAATTGTAGCGTCGCATCATTCGGTTGCAGAATGTGCTGTCATTGGAATAAATGATGAATTAAAAGGACAAATTCCTTTAGCATTAGTTGTAGCTAAATCTGGTGAAAACATAGAACATTTTCAATTACAACATGAAATCGTTCATTTGGTTCGAGATCAAATAGGAGCAGTTGCTTCATTACGAGATGTAGTTGTGGTACAACGTTTACCAAAAACTCGTTCAGGTAAAATTCTTCGTAAAATGATGCGAAGTATTGCTGATGGCGCTGATTTTCAAATTCCGTCAACTATTGATGATGAAGCAATTATAGACGAAATTAAAGATGTTTTAGAATATGCCAAAATCGGTACTTTTAAATAA
- the acs gene encoding acetate--CoA ligase, whose translation MSYYKIKDLENYFKMYKKSVREPRKFWDRIADENFTWYQKWDKVFDFDMQEAEFKWFLNAKVNITKNCIDRHLAKRGDKTAIIFEPNDPSEAAQHISYNELYARVSKLANVLRDQGVKKGDRVCIYLPMIPELAVAVLACARIGAIHSVVFAGFSSSAVAARINDSECKMVITSDGSYRGNKAIDLKGIVDEALEKCPSVEKVLVVKRTNTEVNMQEGRDLWLQPLMDAALGNNVAEIMDAEDPLFILYTSGSTGKPKGMVHSTAGYMVYTAYTFKNVFNYEENDIYWCTADIGWITGHSYILYGPLLNGATTVIFEGVPSYPDFSRFWEVIEKHNVTQFYTAPTAIRALAKESLDYVQRFPLSSLKVIGSVGEPINEEAWHWYNDHVGGKRCPLVDTWWQTETGGIMISPIPFVTPTKPTYASLPLPGIQPVLMDELRNEIEGNQVTGSLCIKFPWPSMARTIWGDHQRYKETYFTAFPGKYFTGDGALRDEVGYYRITGRVDDVIIVSGHNLGTAPIEDAINEHPAVAESAIVGFPHDIKGNALYGYVILKETGESRNQDNLRKEINQLISDQIGPIAKLDKIQFVNGLPKTRSGKIMRRILRKIAEGDFSNFGDISTLLNPEIVDEIKEGKL comes from the coding sequence ATGAGTTACTATAAAATTAAAGACTTAGAGAATTATTTTAAAATGTATAAAAAGTCGGTACGAGAACCTAGAAAATTCTGGGATCGTATTGCCGATGAAAACTTTACTTGGTATCAAAAATGGGATAAAGTTTTTGATTTTGACATGCAAGAAGCTGAATTCAAATGGTTTTTGAATGCGAAAGTAAATATTACTAAAAACTGTATCGACAGACATTTGGCAAAAAGAGGCGATAAAACTGCTATTATTTTTGAACCAAATGACCCTAGCGAAGCTGCTCAACATATTTCATATAACGAATTATATGCTAGAGTTTCAAAATTAGCCAATGTATTGCGCGATCAAGGAGTTAAAAAAGGTGATAGAGTTTGTATTTATTTACCTATGATTCCTGAATTAGCAGTTGCAGTATTGGCTTGTGCTCGTATTGGAGCTATTCACTCGGTTGTATTTGCAGGATTTTCTTCTTCTGCAGTTGCTGCTCGTATTAATGATAGTGAATGTAAAATGGTAATTACTTCAGATGGAAGTTACCGTGGAAATAAAGCTATTGATTTAAAAGGTATTGTTGACGAAGCTTTAGAAAAATGCCCATCTGTTGAAAAAGTATTAGTAGTTAAAAGAACCAATACTGAAGTAAACATGCAAGAAGGAAGAGATTTATGGTTACAACCCTTAATGGATGCTGCTCTTGGTAACAATGTGGCTGAAATTATGGATGCTGAAGATCCTTTATTCATTCTTTACACTTCTGGTTCAACCGGAAAACCAAAAGGAATGGTGCATTCTACTGCTGGTTACATGGTTTACACCGCTTATACATTCAAAAATGTATTCAATTACGAAGAAAACGATATTTACTGGTGTACAGCTGATATTGGTTGGATTACTGGACATTCATACATCTTATACGGACCACTTTTAAATGGTGCAACAACCGTAATCTTCGAAGGAGTTCCTTCTTATCCAGATTTTAGTCGTTTTTGGGAAGTAATTGAAAAACATAATGTTACACAATTCTACACTGCACCAACAGCAATCCGTGCGTTAGCAAAAGAAAGTTTAGATTATGTACAACGTTTCCCTTTAAGTTCATTAAAAGTTATTGGTTCGGTAGGTGAGCCAATTAACGAGGAAGCTTGGCACTGGTACAACGACCATGTTGGTGGAAAACGTTGTCCATTAGTAGATACTTGGTGGCAAACTGAAACTGGAGGTATTATGATTTCTCCAATTCCATTTGTAACACCAACAAAACCAACATACGCTTCATTACCATTACCAGGAATTCAACCTGTTTTAATGGACGAATTGCGTAATGAAATTGAAGGAAATCAAGTTACAGGAAGTTTGTGTATTAAATTCCCTTGGCCATCTATGGCAAGAACAATTTGGGGTGATCACCAACGTTATAAAGAAACGTATTTTACTGCTTTCCCAGGCAAATATTTCACTGGTGATGGTGCTTTACGCGATGAAGTAGGATATTACAGAATTACTGGTAGAGTAGATGATGTAATTATTGTTTCTGGACACAATTTAGGAACGGCTCCAATTGAAGATGCAATTAACGAACATCCAGCAGTTGCAGAAAGTGCAATTGTAGGTTTCCCTCATGATATTAAAGGAAATGCATTATATGGATATGTAATTCTAAAAGAAACAGGAGAATCTCGTAATCAAGACAATTTAAGAAAAGAAATTAATCAGTTGATTTCTGATCAAATTGGTCCTATTGCGAAGTTAGATAAAATTCAATTTGTAAATGGTTTACCAAAAACACGTTCTGGTAAAATCATGAGAAGAATATTAAGAAAGATTGCTGAAGGAGATTTCTCAAACTTTGGAGATATTTCAACTTTATTAAATCCTGAAATAGTGGACGAAATTAAAGAAGGCAAACTCTAG
- a CDS encoding 3'-5' exonuclease has product MKFNWFKKIVKDYPKFWETYLSYFDGNQSKPNRYVVFDCETTGLDYKSDRILSIGAVAIQNNQIIVGDFMEVFLQQDVFKAESVPIHGILREGKEEKIVEAEAVIRFLDFIKDATLVGHHVDFDIEMINQALNRLDVGKLENQAMDTDVMYQKLKYLPQEQHSSLDELCDIYKIKKSDRHTASGDAFITALLFLKLKKKLEI; this is encoded by the coding sequence ATGAAGTTCAATTGGTTCAAAAAAATAGTAAAAGATTATCCTAAATTTTGGGAAACGTATTTGAGTTATTTTGATGGAAATCAGAGTAAACCAAATAGATATGTAGTTTTTGATTGCGAAACTACTGGTTTGGATTATAAATCGGACCGAATTTTATCTATTGGTGCAGTTGCCATTCAAAATAACCAAATTATTGTAGGTGATTTTATGGAAGTTTTTTTACAACAAGACGTTTTTAAAGCAGAATCTGTGCCTATCCATGGGATTTTAAGAGAAGGAAAAGAAGAAAAGATTGTTGAAGCAGAAGCCGTTATTCGTTTTTTAGATTTCATAAAAGATGCTACGCTTGTTGGTCATCATGTTGATTTTGATATTGAAATGATTAATCAAGCCTTAAATCGTTTGGATGTTGGTAAACTTGAAAATCAGGCTATGGATACTGATGTTATGTATCAAAAATTGAAATATTTACCACAAGAACAACACAGTTCGCTCGATGAGTTGTGTGATATTTATAAAATAAAAAAATCGGACCGACACACCGCAAGTGGTGATGCTTTTATAACAGCTTTATTGTTTTTAAAACTTAAAAAGAAACTCGAAATTTAA
- a CDS encoding DUF294 nucleotidyltransferase-like domain-containing protein → MKNPIAERITDFLKHYPPFSSLTYQSLLDIAKSCHVIYLEKNQTLFKINDATHDFFYVVASGAVGLSVTSDADDVLIDKCDEGDILGLRPFFAKNNYLMTAKAREESIVYAIPIETFKPFVAANSEVLSFLLESFASNTRNPYDKNHKGKLISENVIYNDQSAEIQYYQPIKYTANPITATPTDIVKFVAQTMSSSKIGSMIIHENRKPIGIVTDKDLRSKIATGLYSIDVTIDKIMTSPVITVADNLSIAEAQIIMLKNNVSHLCVTKDGSTDSEITGIITEHDIVVAQANNPGVLLKQSKRAQKSSDLKEVRDKLTDLIQHSLDKNVPINHIGSIVGEINLAITKRAIELAIEKIGTPPPAQFAWMNIGSQGRKEQLLLTDQDNAIVFEDVPEDKYDAVKQYFLTLAEKVTKTLNKVGYEYCPAEMMASNPLWCKSLTDWQNQFKGWITAPGEKGILMCTIFFDYDFVYGNESLVDAITKTVYEETHDNQLFYAYLGADALKNPPPLGFFRQFLVESDGEHKDTFDLKGRALMPLIDAARIISLSKGIKNTSNTISRYAKLAELEPQNAPVYEACADAFAELLKFRTEEGLKNESDGRYLNLSELSKLDKVKLKNDFQPINDIQEVIKNRFQLTYFT, encoded by the coding sequence ATGAAAAACCCTATCGCAGAACGTATCACCGATTTTTTAAAGCATTATCCTCCTTTTTCAAGTTTAACGTATCAAAGTTTATTGGATATTGCAAAATCGTGTCACGTTATTTATTTAGAAAAAAATCAAACTTTATTCAAAATAAACGATGCTACGCATGATTTTTTCTACGTAGTTGCTTCTGGTGCTGTTGGTTTATCTGTAACTTCTGATGCTGATGATGTTTTAATTGATAAATGTGACGAAGGCGATATTTTGGGATTGCGTCCGTTTTTTGCAAAAAATAATTATTTAATGACAGCAAAAGCTCGTGAAGAAAGTATTGTTTATGCAATTCCTATTGAAACTTTTAAGCCATTTGTAGCAGCAAATTCGGAAGTTTTAAGCTTTTTATTAGAAAGTTTTGCTTCTAATACAAGGAATCCCTACGATAAAAATCATAAAGGAAAATTAATTTCTGAAAATGTTATTTATAACGATCAAAGTGCTGAAATTCAATATTACCAACCTATAAAATATACTGCAAATCCAATTACTGCAACACCTACAGATATTGTGAAATTTGTAGCACAAACTATGTCGAGCAGTAAAATTGGTAGCATGATTATTCATGAAAACAGAAAACCAATCGGAATTGTAACAGATAAAGACTTGCGTTCTAAAATTGCAACAGGCTTATATTCTATTGATGTTACTATTGATAAAATTATGACATCGCCTGTAATTACGGTTGCCGACAATTTATCAATTGCTGAAGCTCAAATTATAATGCTTAAAAATAATGTTTCGCATTTATGTGTTACAAAAGATGGTTCTACGGATTCTGAAATTACTGGAATTATAACCGAACATGATATTGTTGTTGCCCAAGCAAACAATCCTGGAGTTCTTTTAAAACAATCCAAAAGAGCGCAAAAATCATCTGATTTAAAAGAAGTTAGAGATAAATTAACTGATTTAATTCAACATTCGTTAGATAAAAATGTACCAATCAATCATATAGGTTCGATTGTAGGCGAAATAAATTTAGCTATCACCAAAAGAGCAATTGAATTGGCAATTGAAAAAATAGGAACTCCTCCTCCAGCCCAATTTGCCTGGATGAACATTGGTAGCCAAGGAAGAAAAGAACAACTTTTATTAACCGATCAAGACAATGCTATCGTTTTTGAAGACGTTCCAGAAGATAAATACGATGCTGTAAAACAATATTTTCTTACACTTGCTGAAAAAGTAACCAAAACGTTGAATAAAGTTGGTTATGAATATTGTCCGGCTGAAATGATGGCAAGTAATCCGTTATGGTGTAAATCATTAACAGATTGGCAAAATCAATTTAAAGGATGGATTACTGCTCCTGGTGAAAAAGGAATTTTAATGTGTACTATTTTCTTTGATTACGATTTTGTTTATGGAAATGAATCTTTAGTAGATGCGATTACGAAAACTGTATACGAGGAAACTCATGATAATCAATTATTTTATGCTTATTTAGGTGCTGATGCATTAAAGAATCCACCACCACTAGGCTTTTTCCGTCAATTTTTAGTTGAAAGCGATGGTGAACACAAAGATACTTTTGATTTAAAAGGAAGAGCTTTAATGCCTTTAATAGATGCTGCTCGAATTATATCATTAAGCAAAGGAATTAAAAATACTTCTAATACCATTTCTAGATATGCAAAATTAGCCGAATTAGAGCCACAAAACGCTCCTGTTTATGAAGCTTGTGCAGATGCTTTTGCAGAATTATTAAAGTTTAGAACAGAAGAAGGTTTAAAAAACGAATCGGATGGTAGATATTTGAATTTAAGTGAGTTATCGAAGTTAGATAAAGTAAAACTTAAAAACGATTTTCAGCCGATTAACGATATTCAAGAAGTAATTAAGAACCGATTCCAATTAACTTATTTTACGTAA
- a CDS encoding YqaA family protein: MSKVKKSRVKLLHQYYKYTGFYSFIWQGVKGAILPTAIIVAILFYVNYKVINLNEALLYVTQNFSDFFIFSIFLASESILGLIPPDIFIAWTKNTESPLLYLSLLAFLSYLGGVIAYFMGMAIAAIPSINKYLYGKMSKHIINMQKWGGFLIAVGALLPLPFAIACLAAGMINYSRKHFFMFALLRFFRFIIYGFVIYSALS, encoded by the coding sequence ATGTCTAAAGTTAAAAAATCGAGAGTAAAATTACTTCATCAATACTATAAATATACTGGTTTTTATTCCTTCATTTGGCAAGGAGTTAAAGGTGCTATTTTGCCAACAGCAATTATAGTTGCCATTCTTTTTTATGTAAATTATAAGGTAATCAATTTAAATGAAGCTTTACTTTATGTAACGCAAAACTTCAGCGATTTCTTTATTTTCTCTATATTTTTAGCTTCTGAAAGTATTTTAGGATTAATTCCACCAGATATTTTTATTGCTTGGACAAAAAATACCGAAAGCCCACTACTCTATCTTTCTTTGTTGGCTTTTTTATCGTATTTAGGTGGTGTTATTGCTTATTTTATGGGAATGGCTATTGCTGCAATTCCTTCTATTAATAAGTATTTATACGGAAAAATGTCGAAACATATTATTAATATGCAAAAATGGGGCGGTTTCTTAATTGCTGTTGGAGCTTTATTACCTTTGCCTTTTGCTATTGCTTGTTTGGCAGCTGGAATGATTAATTATTCTAGAAAACATTTCTTTATGTTTGCCTTACTACGTTTCTTCCGTTTTATAATTTATGGATTTGTAATATACTCTGCTTTATCATGA
- a CDS encoding DUF3817 domain-containing protein, producing MIKSFRSIALLEGLSLLALLFFAMPMKYMADNPIYVKNIGMAHGILFILYIAFAILIKNEQKWNLKTFMIVCLASIVPFGTFYIEKKYLQKA from the coding sequence ATGATAAAATCATTTCGATCAATAGCTTTATTAGAAGGACTTTCTTTATTAGCTTTATTATTTTTTGCAATGCCAATGAAATATATGGCTGATAATCCTATTTATGTAAAAAACATAGGAATGGCTCATGGAATTTTATTTATTCTATACATTGCCTTTGCTATTTTAATAAAAAACGAACAAAAATGGAATCTTAAAACGTTTATGATTGTTTGTTTGGCTTCTATTGTTCCATTTGGAACTTTTTATATTGAGAAAAAATATTTGCAGAAAGCTTAA